Proteins from one Salmonella bongori NCTC 12419 genomic window:
- a CDS encoding YajQ family cyclic di-GMP-binding protein translates to MPSFDIVSEVDLQEVRNAVDNATRELATRFDFRNVEASFELNDKNQTIKVLSESDFQVNQLLDILRAKLLKRGIEGSSIEVPEEFIHSGKTWFVDAKLKQGIESATQKKIVKLIKDSKLKVQAQIQGEEIRVTGKSRDDLQSVMALVRGGDLGQPFQFKNFRD, encoded by the coding sequence ATGCCATCTTTCGATATTGTTTCTGAAGTTGATCTTCAGGAAGTCCGTAACGCAGTTGATAATGCGACTCGTGAACTGGCCACGCGCTTCGATTTTCGCAACGTTGAAGCCTCCTTTGAGCTTAACGATAAAAATCAGACCATCAAGGTACTGAGTGAGTCCGATTTTCAGGTTAACCAGCTACTGGACATTTTGCGGGCGAAGCTGCTGAAACGTGGGATTGAAGGTAGCTCCATTGAGGTGCCGGAAGAGTTTATCCACAGTGGCAAAACCTGGTTCGTCGATGCCAAACTGAAGCAGGGCATTGAAAGCGCGACGCAGAAAAAAATCGTCAAGCTGATTAAAGACAGCAAACTGAAAGTACAGGCGCAAATTCAGGGTGAGGAGATTCGCGTGACCGGGAAATCACGCGACGATCTGCAATCGGTAATGGCGTTGGTACGCGGCGGCGATCTGGGCCAGCCGTTCCAGTTCAAAAACTTCCGCGATTAA
- a CDS encoding MFS transporter, which yields MNDYKMTPGELRATWGLGAVFSLRMLGMFMVLPVLTTYGMALQGASEALIGIAIGIYGLAQAIFQIPLGLLSDRIGRKPLIVGGLVVFVAGSVIAALSHSIWGIILGRALQGSGAIAAAVMALLSDLTREQNRTKAMAFIGISFGITFAIAMVLGPIVTHKLGLNALFWMIAALATLGIILTIWVVPDSTNHVLNRESGMVKGSFSKVLAEPRLLKLNLGIMCLHILLMSTFVALPGQLADAGFPAAEHWKIYLATMVIAFAAVVPFIIYAEVKRRMKQVFLFCVGLIIVAEIVLWGAGQHFWELVIGVQLFFLAFNLMEALLPSLISKESPAGYKGTAMGVYSTSQFLGVALGGSLGGWIDGAFDGQTVFLAGAVLAMVWLAVASTMKEPPYVSSLRVEIPATIAADDKLRQRLLALKGVSEALIVAEEHFAYIKIDSKVTNRVEVEQVINQK from the coding sequence ATGAACGATTACAAAATGACGCCAGGGGAGTTGCGTGCCACCTGGGGTTTAGGGGCCGTCTTTTCGCTGCGTATGCTTGGCATGTTTATGGTCCTGCCAGTGCTGACCACATACGGCATGGCGCTTCAGGGTGCCAGCGAAGCGCTTATCGGGATAGCTATTGGCATTTATGGCCTGGCGCAGGCCATCTTTCAAATTCCGCTCGGATTACTTTCTGATCGCATTGGCCGTAAGCCACTGATTGTCGGCGGGCTGGTTGTATTTGTCGCAGGTAGCGTCATCGCCGCCCTCTCTCACTCAATCTGGGGTATTATTCTGGGACGCGCGCTACAGGGGTCCGGCGCTATTGCCGCCGCGGTCATGGCGCTGCTGTCTGACTTAACCCGAGAGCAAAACCGCACCAAAGCGATGGCGTTTATCGGCATCAGCTTTGGTATTACCTTCGCCATTGCAATGGTACTAGGGCCCATCGTCACCCATAAACTGGGGCTGAATGCGCTGTTCTGGATGATCGCCGCCCTCGCTACCCTGGGTATTATTCTGACGATCTGGGTAGTGCCTGACAGTACAAATCATGTGCTAAACCGTGAATCCGGTATGGTAAAAGGCAGCTTCAGTAAAGTACTGGCGGAGCCCCGGTTACTAAAGCTCAACCTCGGTATCATGTGCCTGCATATTTTATTGATGTCCACCTTTGTCGCCCTACCCGGCCAGCTTGCCGATGCCGGTTTCCCAGCCGCTGAACACTGGAAAATTTATCTGGCGACCATGGTGATCGCTTTTGCCGCCGTCGTCCCCTTTATTATCTATGCTGAAGTCAAACGGCGGATGAAGCAGGTATTTTTGTTCTGCGTGGGGCTCATTATCGTCGCAGAAATTGTGTTGTGGGGAGCGGGCCAGCATTTCTGGGAACTGGTGATTGGCGTACAACTCTTCTTTCTCGCCTTTAATTTGATGGAGGCGCTACTGCCTTCCCTTATCAGCAAAGAGTCGCCCGCAGGATACAAAGGGACAGCGATGGGCGTTTATTCTACCAGCCAGTTTCTTGGCGTAGCGCTTGGCGGTTCGCTGGGTGGTTGGATAGACGGCGCGTTTGACGGGCAAACTGTATTTCTTGCCGGAGCCGTACTGGCGATGGTATGGCTGGCGGTGGCCAGTACAATGAAAGAGCCGCCCTATGTCAGTAGCCTGCGCGTGGAAATACCCGCGACGATTGCCGCTGACGACAAATTAAGACAGCGCCTGTTGGCACTGAAGGGCGTCAGCGAGGCGCTCATCGTGGCGGAAGAGCATTTTGCTTATATCAAAATCGACAGCAAAGTGACAAATCGCGTTGAAGTTGAACAGGTCATCAACCAGAAGTGA